DNA from Acidobacteriota bacterium:
GCGGCGGGCGCCGAGGGCGGCGGCCAGGCCGGCCGGGCCGCCGCCGATGACGGCCACGTCGCAGGTCTCGGTCCGCGTATCCATGCTAGTCTTTGACCCGGCCCTCGAACAGGCGCGAGCCGCCGCCGCGCTTGGTGATCCGCTCGACCGGGACGCCCTCGGCCTGCAGGATATCGACGATCCGCGGCGTGCAGAAGCCGCCCTGGCAGCGGCCCATGCCGCAGCGGGTCCGGCGTTTGACCGCGTCGAGCGTCCGGGCCCCGAACGGGTTCCGCAGGGCGTCCTCGACCTCGGCCCGGGTGACGTGCTCGCAGCGGCAGACCATCTCTCCCCAACCGGGATCGCCGGCCACGCGCCGCCCGCGCTCCCCGTCGTCAGCGTGGGCGAACCGGACCCGCGCCGGCCGCCCCGGCACGAAACCGGGCTTCCGCCGCAGGTCCAGGCCTTCGCCGATCAGCCCGGCCGCCATCTCGGCGATGGCCGGGGCGGCGGTCAGCCCGGGCGATTCGATCCCGGCGAGATCGATCCAGCCGGGGCGCTCGCCGCTCTCCCCGATGAGGAAATCGGCGAAGCGGGCCGGGCCGGCGGGATCGACCAGCTTGGGCCTGATGCCGGCGTAGCTGTGGATGAAGGAGACGCCGGCCAGCCCGGGCATGAGCCGGGCCGCCTCGGCCTGCAGCCGGGCCATGACCTCGCCCGTCGAAGCCAGGTCGTCCTTGCCGGCGACGGGTTCGGCGCTCGGGCCGAGGAGGATGTTCCCTTCGAGCGTGGGCGTGACGTGGATGCCCAGCCCCGGATCGTCCGCCGGCGGCACGGGATAGACCGGCAAGCCGAGGCCGAGGCCGCAGTCCCTGTCGGTGATGAGGTATTCGCCGCGATACGGGAACACCTTGAAGACTGAGCTCCCGGCCAGGCGGGCCACCTCGTCGGCCTGGAGGCCGGCGCTGTTGACGACCCGGCGGGCGGCGAACGAACCGCTCGGGGTCGCGAGGCGGAAGAAGCCCTTGCCGCGGGCGACCCCGGTGACCGGGGTCTCGAGGCGGACCTCGGCCCCGTTTTGCCAGGCCGACTCGGCCAGGGCGATGGTCAGCTCGTAGGGGGAGACGATGCCGGTGTTCGGGGAATAGAGGGCCCAGCGGCCGCGGGCCAGGGGCTCGAGGCGGCGGATGGCCGCCTCGTCGACGATCTCGAGGCCGGGGACGCCGCTCCGGTCGCCCTCCGCCTTGAGCTTCTCGAGGGCCGGACGGTCCTCGTCGGACAGGGCGACGACGAGCTTGCCGGTCCTGCGATGGGGCACGCCGAGCTCGGCGGCCAGGCGGTAAACGAGCCCAAGCCCGGCGACGTTCATCCTGGCCTTGAGCGATCCCGACGGGACATTGAAGCCGGCGTGGATGACGCCGCTGTTGCCCTTGCTCGCGCCCTCGGCCAGGTCGGAGGCCCGCTCGAGGAGAACGAGCTTCAGGTCGTAGCGCGCAAGCTCCCGGAGGACGGCGCAGCCGACCACGCCGCCGCCGATGACGGCGACGTCATAGACCTGATCGCGCTCTCCGCTCATGGCCGGAGGGCCATGATATCAAACGTGACAGGCTTTCTCCAAGCGCCGGGTTCAGCGCGCGGGAGCGGCGGCGAGGGCGAAAGGCGGGAGGCGCCATGGCCTAATAAAGGCCGGTCGAGCCGAAGCCGCCCCGGCCGCGCGAGGTGTCGTCGAGCGAGTCCGCCTCGGCCACCTCGACCGAAGCGACCGGCTGGACGAGGAGCTGGGCGATCTTCATGCCCTTGCGGACGGCAAAGGGGTCTGGGCCGAGATTGATCAGGACGACCTGGACCTCGCCCCGGTAGCCGGCGTCGACGACCCCGGCCAGGCGGTGGACGCCCTTGAGCGAGATGCCGCTCTTGTCCCAGATCAGGCCGACGTGGCCGGACGGGACCGCGATCTGGATGCCGGTCGGCGCGGCGAGGACGCCGCCCGGCGCGAGGTCGAAATCGGCGACCGAGAAGAGATCCAGGCCGGCGTCGCCGGGGTGGCCGTAGACCGGGAGCTTGGCCTCGGGGTGGATGCGCTTGACCTTCAGTTCCATGCCGCTCTCCTTACGGGGCCTCGATCCTGACTTCGCCGAAGTACGGCCGGGCCGCCGCCGCGATCTCGTCGATCTCGCCCCGCCCGTACGGCTTGACCTCGAGATAGGCGGGATCGATCGTCGTCTGCGGGACGAATTGCTGAATGACGTAGAGGGACGCGCCCGCGAGCCATTCGCCGATCCGGACGACGTCGTCCCTGCCGACGAGGCCCGGCACGACCGTGGTCCGGAACGCGTGCTTGACGCCCGAGGCCCGGATGACGTCCGCGCTGCGGACGATCTTCTCGACGTCGATGTTGGACCGGGTCACCTCACGGTAGCGCTCGAGAGGCGCCTTGATGTCCATGGCCACCTGGTCGAGCAGGCCGAGGGCCAGGAGCGCCTCCAGCCGGTCCGGGAAGGAGCCGTTCGTGTCGACCTTGACCAGCAGGTTCCGTTCCCGGACGACCCGGATGAGGTCCTCGAGGCCTTCGTGGAGCAGGGGCTCCCCGCCCGAGAAGCAGACGGCCTCGAGCCAGCCCTTGCGCCCGTCGAGATAGGAGAGGAAATAGTCCGCGGCCATGGTCGGGAGGGTCTCCGGCCGCAGGACGAGGTCCGCGTTGTGGCAGTAGGGGCAGCGGAAGGTGCAGCCGCCCAGGAAGACCGTCGAGGAGATGTGGCCGGGGAAGTCGCGGCTGGAGAACTTCTCTATCCCCTTGATTTCAGCCACCCGTCGAACTCCTCGGCCGAGTTGAGCACGGCCCGGACGATGCCCTGGGTATGGGCGACCAGGGTCGGCAGCTTGATGGCCCCGGACTCGTCCCGCTTGATGACGTTGATGAACTCGCGGATCTTGGCCTTGCCCGGAGGCGAGGTCAGGCCGTATTCCTGGTAGGGGGTCTCGGTTTCGGTCAGCCGTTTCTTAAGCGCATCGCACTTGAGGCAATTGGGATAGGAGAACAACAGGAAGTCCATGATTCACCGCCTTGTCGGATGTCGCGCCGGTCTCAGCCGATCTTGTCGTAGGTCGTCCGGTCCTGGAACTCCTGCTGCTTGCCGTCGTTCCAGGTCCTGACGGGCCTCATGTAGCCGACGATGCGGCTGTAGACCTCGGTCTCGTCGCCGCACTCGGGGCACTGAAAATGCTTGCCGCGGATGTAGCCGTGGTTCATGCAGACGCTGAACGTCGGGGTGATCGAGAAGTACGGCAGCCTGGTCTGGGCGATCCGCCGGACGAGCTTCTTGCAGGTCTCGCCGTCGATGGCCTCGGGCAGGAAGGCGTGGAAGATCGTGCCGCCCGTGTAGAGGGGCTGGATCTCGCCCTGGTGCTGGATGGCCTCGAAGATGTCCCGGGTGGCGTCGACGTTGAGCTGGGTCGAATTCGTGAGGTAGGGGAACTTCTCGGTGCCCGAGGTGTAGATGCGGGGATACTTCTGGCGGTCCAGCCGGGCCAGCCGGTAGGCCGTCGACTCCGCGGGCGTCGCCTCGAGATTGTAGAGGTTGCCCGTCTCCTCCTGGAACTCGCGCAGGACGCCGCGCATGAACTGGAGGGTCTCGACGGCGAAGTCCCGGCCCTCGGGCGTGCCGATGCCCTTGTGCAGGAAGTTCATCGAGGCCTCGTGCATGCCGCAGACGCCGATCGTCGAGAAATGGTTCTCGAAGTGGCCGAGGTAGACCCTGGTGTAGGGCATCATGCCCTTGGCCAGCATGTTGTTGACGATCTCGCGCTTGGCCTCGAGCGTGCCCTTGGCGATGGTCATGAGCTCCCTGAGCTTGGCGAAGAAATCCTCCTTCGAGGAGGCTTCGAAAGCGGCCCGGTTGAGGTTGAGCGTGACCACGCCGATGGAGCCGGTCGAGTCGCCGGGCCCCCACATGCTGCCCGGCCGGCGCATGAGCTCGCGCTGGTCGAGGTTGAGGCGGCAGCACATGGCCCGGATGTCGCCGGGGTTCATGTTCGTCCCGATGTAGTTCTGGAAATACGGGATGCCGTACTTGGCCGTGGCCTCGAAGAGGAGGTTGGCCTTGGGCGAATCCCAGTCGAAGTCCTTGCTGAGGTTATAGGTCGGTATGGGGAAGGTGAAGACGCGGCCCTTGAGGTCGCCCTCGATCATGATCTC
Protein-coding regions in this window:
- a CDS encoding NAD(P)/FAD-dependent oxidoreductase, which produces MSGERDQVYDVAVIGGGVVGCAVLRELARYDLKLVLLERASDLAEGASKGNSGVIHAGFNVPSGSLKARMNVAGLGLVYRLAAELGVPHRRTGKLVVALSDEDRPALEKLKAEGDRSGVPGLEIVDEAAIRRLEPLARGRWALYSPNTGIVSPYELTIALAESAWQNGAEVRLETPVTGVARGKGFFRLATPSGSFAARRVVNSAGLQADEVARLAGSSVFKVFPYRGEYLITDRDCGLGLGLPVYPVPPADDPGLGIHVTPTLEGNILLGPSAEPVAGKDDLASTGEVMARLQAEAARLMPGLAGVSFIHSYAGIRPKLVDPAGPARFADFLIGESGERPGWIDLAGIESPGLTAAPAIAEMAAGLIGEGLDLRRKPGFVPGRPARVRFAHADDGERGRRVAGDPGWGEMVCRCEHVTRAEVEDALRNPFGARTLDAVKRRTRCGMGRCQGGFCTPRIVDILQAEGVPVERITKRGGGSRLFEGRVKD
- the dut gene encoding dUTP diphosphatase, whose product is MELKVKRIHPEAKLPVYGHPGDAGLDLFSVADFDLAPGGVLAAPTGIQIAVPSGHVGLIWDKSGISLKGVHRLAGVVDAGYRGEVQVVLINLGPDPFAVRKGMKIAQLLVQPVASVEVAEADSLDDTSRGRGGFGSTGLY
- a CDS encoding anaerobic ribonucleoside-triphosphate reductase activating protein, giving the protein MAEIKGIEKFSSRDFPGHISSTVFLGGCTFRCPYCHNADLVLRPETLPTMAADYFLSYLDGRKGWLEAVCFSGGEPLLHEGLEDLIRVVRERNLLVKVDTNGSFPDRLEALLALGLLDQVAMDIKAPLERYREVTRSNIDVEKIVRSADVIRASGVKHAFRTTVVPGLVGRDDVVRIGEWLAGASLYVIQQFVPQTTIDPAYLEVKPYGRGEIDEIAAAARPYFGEVRIEAP
- a CDS encoding ribonucleoside triphosphate reductase — encoded protein: MVSAVGRIKKRDGSVADFNQDKITNAIHKAMKSEGITDMSVAKTASDIVCFMIEEKFGGYTIPSVEQIQDIVEMVLMKQGYHDVAKSYILYRAKHKGIREAKKIGINLERLVKDYLSNADWKIRENSNEGVQSFAGLNARVSGEVLSNFALNHIYSERAKKAHEEGEFHIHDLSYPIVGYCAGWSLENLIRKGFGHVPNQVHSNPAKHLDTLTLHMVNYIGTMQAEFAGAQAFSSVDTLLAPFVRHDRLSYEDVKQDMQKLIFGLNVPCRWGWQTPFSNLTFDWTIPEDMRNKKAVVGGEELETCYGDYQREVDWINQAFLEIMIEGDLKGRVFTFPIPTYNLSKDFDWDSPKANLLFEATAKYGIPYFQNYIGTNMNPGDIRAMCCRLNLDQRELMRRPGSMWGPGDSTGSIGVVTLNLNRAAFEASSKEDFFAKLRELMTIAKGTLEAKREIVNNMLAKGMMPYTRVYLGHFENHFSTIGVCGMHEASMNFLHKGIGTPEGRDFAVETLQFMRGVLREFQEETGNLYNLEATPAESTAYRLARLDRQKYPRIYTSGTEKFPYLTNSTQLNVDATRDIFEAIQHQGEIQPLYTGGTIFHAFLPEAIDGETCKKLVRRIAQTRLPYFSITPTFSVCMNHGYIRGKHFQCPECGDETEVYSRIVGYMRPVRTWNDGKQQEFQDRTTYDKIG